A single region of the Thermoanaerobacterium aotearoense genome encodes:
- a CDS encoding glutamate synthase-related protein: protein MSLNYLTPEFKVIRDYDKCINCKVCMRQCANEVHSYDEDLGKMVADDYKCVNCQRCVVMCPTHALTIVKHPQVFRENANWTYDAIRDIYRQAETGGVLLSAMGNDRPYPIYWDKMVINASQVTNPSIDPLREPMELKIFIGRKPDKIELDENLNVKTKMPPQLTLNYPIMFSAMSYGSISYNAHASLARAAKELGIYYNTGEGGLHKDFRKYGPNTIVQVASGRFGVDREYLKTAAAVEIKIGQGAKPGIGGHLPGEKVSEDISETRMIPVGSDAISPAPHHDIYSIEDLSQLIYSLKEATDYKKPVGVKIAAVNNVAAIASGIARAGADYIAIDGFRGGTGAAPKRIRDNVGIPIEFAIASVDSRLRSEGIRHTISLIAAGSIRSSADIVKAIALGADAVYIGSAALIALGCHMCQQCYTGKCNWGIATQDPNLVKRLNPEIGYKRLVNLITAWGHEIQEMLGGMGINDIESLKGNRLMLRGIGMTQKELDVLGILAAGE, encoded by the coding sequence ATGAGCCTTAATTACCTTACGCCAGAATTTAAAGTAATAAGAGATTACGATAAATGCATAAACTGCAAAGTCTGCATGAGACAATGTGCAAATGAAGTACACAGCTATGATGAAGACTTAGGCAAAATGGTAGCTGACGATTATAAATGCGTAAATTGCCAAAGATGTGTCGTAATGTGCCCTACGCACGCTTTAACGATAGTAAAACATCCTCAAGTTTTCAGAGAAAACGCCAACTGGACTTACGATGCCATAAGAGATATATACAGACAAGCAGAAACAGGGGGCGTTCTTCTATCGGCCATGGGCAACGACAGACCATATCCTATTTACTGGGATAAGATGGTGATTAACGCAAGTCAGGTTACAAACCCTTCTATAGACCCATTAAGGGAGCCAATGGAGTTAAAAATTTTCATAGGTAGAAAGCCAGATAAGATAGAATTGGACGAAAATTTAAACGTAAAGACAAAAATGCCTCCACAGCTAACATTAAATTACCCTATAATGTTTTCTGCCATGTCGTATGGTTCAATAAGCTACAATGCTCACGCATCACTGGCAAGAGCAGCAAAAGAATTAGGCATATACTACAACACTGGTGAAGGCGGTCTTCATAAGGATTTTAGAAAATACGGTCCAAATACAATTGTTCAAGTAGCATCAGGTAGATTTGGAGTTGATAGGGAATACTTAAAAACTGCTGCAGCAGTTGAGATAAAGATTGGTCAAGGGGCAAAACCTGGAATTGGTGGCCATTTGCCTGGTGAAAAAGTAAGCGAGGACATTTCTGAAACAAGAATGATACCTGTAGGCAGCGACGCCATATCGCCTGCGCCACACCATGACATCTATTCAATTGAAGATTTAAGTCAGTTGATATATTCGCTAAAAGAAGCAACAGACTACAAAAAACCTGTCGGTGTAAAGATAGCTGCAGTCAACAATGTGGCAGCCATAGCATCTGGCATTGCAAGAGCCGGTGCTGACTACATCGCTATAGATGGCTTTAGAGGTGGTACAGGTGCGGCTCCAAAGCGCATAAGGGATAATGTAGGAATTCCAATTGAGTTTGCCATCGCATCAGTAGATTCAAGGCTTCGCTCAGAAGGTATAAGGCACACCATCTCCCTCATCGCAGCAGGCAGCATAAGAAGCAGTGCTGACATAGTAAAGGCAATTGCGTTAGGCGCTGATGCCGTTTATATAGGTTCTGCAGCACTTATTGCACTTGGTTGCCATATGTGCCAACAGTGTTACACCGGAAAATGCAATTGGGGAATAGCCACTCAAGATCCTAATCTCGTAAAAAGATTAAACCCTGAAATAGGATACAAAAGGCTTGTAAATCTCATTACAGCTTGGGGCCATGAGATACAGGAGATGCTTGGCGGTATGGGTATAAACGACATTGAAAGCCTAAAAGGCAACAGGCTTATGCTAAGAGGAATAGGCATGACTCAAAAAGAACTGGATGTATTAGGCATACTGGCAGCCGGAGAATAA
- the lysA gene encoding diaminopimelate decarboxylase: MRINSKGHLEIAGCDTVKIAKQYGTPLYVIDEELLRENCRSFYNGFKKNYPGNEVIYASKAFMTTAICKIIEEENLGLDVVSGGELYTALKADFPVQNIYFHGNNKSMDELTMALEYNIGCIIVDNWFELNMLNELALKMGKKPNIYLRISPGVEAHTHEYIKTGQIDSKFGFPLFNGDALDAIKYALTLDNVNLTGLHCHIGSQIFSYDSYKAEIDIMMNFLKKVKDTTDWEVENLDLGGGFGIAYVEEDDPQPIELIASEIMKTVEEFSKELNIKRPNIIVEPGRSIIGNAGTTLYTVGAIKNIPGVRKYVSVDGGMADNIRTALYGAKYNAIVANKARKINLEKVSIAGKCCESGDMLIWDIDLPQLESGDIIAVTCTGAYNYSMASNYNRLPRPAAVLLNNGESDLIVARETYDDLIKNDVIPERLLSEKKKIINY, translated from the coding sequence ATGCGTATAAATTCAAAAGGTCATTTAGAAATTGCTGGGTGTGATACTGTAAAGATAGCAAAGCAATACGGTACTCCCCTTTACGTCATAGATGAAGAACTACTAAGAGAAAATTGCCGTTCCTTCTACAACGGTTTTAAGAAAAATTATCCAGGAAATGAAGTGATTTATGCCAGCAAGGCATTTATGACAACAGCTATATGTAAAATCATAGAAGAAGAAAATTTAGGATTAGACGTAGTATCCGGTGGTGAACTCTATACAGCGCTAAAAGCCGATTTCCCTGTTCAAAATATATATTTCCACGGTAACAACAAATCAATGGATGAGCTAACAATGGCATTGGAATACAACATAGGCTGCATCATAGTCGACAATTGGTTTGAACTCAATATGCTAAACGAATTGGCTTTAAAGATGGGCAAGAAGCCCAATATATACTTGAGAATTTCACCCGGTGTAGAAGCTCATACCCACGAATACATTAAAACTGGTCAAATAGACTCTAAGTTTGGATTCCCTCTTTTTAACGGGGATGCTCTCGACGCCATAAAGTACGCTTTGACGCTGGATAATGTAAATCTAACTGGTTTACACTGCCATATAGGTTCACAGATTTTTAGCTATGATTCGTATAAGGCAGAAATAGATATAATGATGAACTTCCTCAAAAAAGTAAAAGATACTACAGATTGGGAAGTCGAAAATCTGGATTTAGGTGGCGGATTTGGAATAGCTTACGTTGAAGAAGATGACCCACAACCTATAGAGTTAATAGCAAGCGAGATAATGAAGACAGTTGAAGAATTCTCAAAAGAATTAAATATAAAAAGGCCTAACATAATCGTAGAGCCAGGTCGCTCTATAATTGGCAATGCAGGCACTACGCTTTACACTGTTGGAGCAATAAAAAACATCCCTGGCGTAAGGAAATACGTATCAGTTGACGGCGGTATGGCTGACAATATACGCACAGCTTTGTACGGTGCTAAATACAATGCAATTGTGGCTAATAAAGCTCGCAAAATAAATCTTGAGAAAGTTTCTATTGCAGGAAAATGTTGTGAATCTGGTGACATGCTTATATGGGACATAGATTTGCCACAACTTGAAAGTGGCGATATAATAGCTGTCACATGTACAGGCGCTTACAATTATTCAATGGCAAGCAATTACAATCGCCTTCCCCGCCCTGCTGCTGTACTTCTAAATAATGGTGAATCAGATTTAATAGTAGCTAGAGAAACATATGATGACTTAATCAAAAATGATGTAATACCAGAAAGACTTTTAAGTGAAAAGAAAAAGATCATAAACTATTGA
- a CDS encoding class II glutamine amidotransferase, which yields MLKEGNIRIPSGCAISGIIDRSGAVFSGQIIADSIATMHDRSNGLGGGFAAYGIYPEFKEHYAFHMFYDNTKAKQETEELLKANFVIAYEEKIPTRKTESIKNAPLIYRYFALPKLEVLNANEITDEDFVVKFIFNVNKNVDGAYIFSSGKNMGVFKAVGYPEDVAEFYKLETYNGYMWTAHGRFPTNTPGWWGGAHPFNLLNISVVHNGELSSYDTNRKYLEEFGYSCTLQTDTEVAAYIFDLLLRKHNLPVSLAAKVVASPLWNQVERMSLKEKELYHSLKIIYSKALLNGPFSLIVTYDNGFIAINDRIKLRPLTAASHGDVIYVASEESAIRQVCKNPDRVWIPKGGEPVIAEIDQQNVSEIFNKKEVTA from the coding sequence ATGTTGAAAGAAGGAAATATAAGGATACCTTCTGGATGCGCTATTAGCGGCATAATAGATAGATCTGGAGCAGTTTTTTCTGGCCAGATAATTGCCGATTCGATTGCAACGATGCATGATAGATCAAACGGTCTCGGTGGTGGTTTTGCTGCCTACGGCATTTATCCTGAGTTTAAAGAGCATTACGCATTCCACATGTTTTACGACAACACAAAGGCAAAACAGGAAACGGAAGAGCTCCTTAAAGCAAATTTCGTCATAGCTTACGAGGAAAAAATACCTACCAGAAAAACAGAAAGCATAAAAAATGCTCCTCTTATCTACAGATACTTTGCATTGCCTAAACTTGAAGTATTAAATGCCAATGAAATTACCGATGAAGATTTCGTCGTTAAGTTTATCTTCAATGTAAATAAAAATGTGGATGGAGCGTATATATTCTCCAGCGGCAAAAACATGGGTGTCTTTAAAGCAGTTGGATATCCAGAAGATGTAGCCGAGTTTTACAAATTGGAAACTTACAATGGCTACATGTGGACAGCTCATGGCAGATTTCCTACTAACACTCCTGGATGGTGGGGCGGTGCACATCCTTTCAATCTTTTAAACATTTCAGTAGTGCACAACGGCGAGCTTTCTTCCTATGACACGAACAGAAAGTACTTAGAAGAATTCGGATATTCTTGCACACTCCAGACAGATACCGAAGTCGCTGCGTACATCTTCGATCTACTGTTGAGAAAGCACAATCTCCCAGTGTCTTTGGCAGCAAAAGTCGTAGCGTCACCTCTGTGGAATCAGGTAGAACGCATGTCTTTAAAAGAAAAAGAGCTTTATCACAGTCTCAAAATAATATACAGCAAGGCTTTATTAAATGGTCCTTTCTCATTGATCGTAACATACGATAATGGTTTCATCGCCATCAATGACAGGATAAAATTAAGACCATTAACAGCCGCAAGCCACGGCGATGTAATTTACGTCGCAAGCGAAGAATCAGCTATAAGGCAAGTCTGCAAAAATCCTGATAGAGTATGGATACCTAAAGGTGGAGAGCCTGTAATTGCAGAGATCGACCAGCAAAACGTATCTGAGATTTTCAATAAAAAGGAGGTTACTGCATGA
- the ftsX gene encoding permease-like cell division protein FtsX gives MKLNTAAYYIREGLTNVRRNRAMTVASITSVTAALLILGLFLIIILNVDSMANQVESQLELKAFINDNYDATKVAKVGEEIKAISGVKSITFESKKDALNNFKKQLGDKSYLVNGLENDNPMPQSFIVKVTDANMMKQVSEEIKKIDGVTQVSYGQDVVDKLLGIIKIIRIVGLFVILILFIISVVIISNTIKLGVFARRREINIMKYIGATDWFIRWPFLVEGIVLGLVGSVLAIAILGFIYGYASDLVNNKLIIFTLLPAGVVIKQSLVYFLAMGSLIGAIGSGISIKRFLNV, from the coding sequence ATGAAGCTTAATACTGCAGCATATTACATAAGAGAAGGTCTTACAAATGTCAGAAGGAATAGAGCGATGACAGTTGCGTCAATTACTTCTGTTACGGCAGCACTGCTGATATTAGGGCTGTTTTTGATAATCATACTTAATGTGGATTCTATGGCGAATCAAGTTGAATCGCAATTGGAGCTTAAGGCATTCATAAATGATAATTATGATGCGACTAAAGTGGCAAAAGTCGGTGAAGAGATAAAGGCAATAAGCGGCGTAAAGTCTATAACATTTGAGTCTAAAAAAGATGCTCTCAACAATTTTAAAAAGCAATTGGGAGACAAAAGTTACTTAGTAAATGGTTTGGAAAATGACAACCCGATGCCACAGTCTTTTATTGTCAAAGTGACAGACGCAAACATGATGAAGCAAGTGTCAGAAGAGATAAAAAAGATTGATGGTGTAACTCAGGTAAGTTATGGACAAGATGTGGTAGATAAACTGCTGGGAATTATAAAGATAATAAGAATAGTTGGCCTCTTTGTAATACTTATTCTCTTTATAATTTCAGTTGTAATAATTTCAAACACAATTAAATTAGGAGTGTTTGCACGACGCAGGGAGATTAACATCATGAAGTATATTGGCGCTACAGATTGGTTTATCCGGTGGCCATTCCTTGTAGAAGGCATTGTGTTAGGGCTTGTCGGTTCAGTGCTGGCTATAGCTATATTGGGCTTTATATACGGATATGCTTCAGACCTTGTGAACAACAAATTGATTATATTTACACTTCTTCCTGCAGGTGTCGTGATAAAGCAATCACTTGTGTACTTTTTGGCTATGGGTTCCTTAATAGGCGCCATTGGCAGTGGCATATCTATAAAGAGATTTTTAAATGTCTGA
- a CDS encoding NAD(P)/FAD-dependent oxidoreductase, protein MNIVIIGNSAAMVGAVEAIRKYDKTSNIIVISDEKYHVYSRPLISYYLAGTVTEEKMAYRDKDFYQKNNVKAILGVKAVSIDENKKNVMLENGDFVSYDKLLIATGGKPFVPPINGLEKKNIQTFIKLDEAKNLKSSVKPNSKVVIVGGGLIGFKAAEGLHELGADVTIVELADRILSTILDNESASIVTKRLTGDGIKIKLNTTVDEIIGDDYVKEVHLKNGETLPADHLIFAIGVTPNADIVKGTAIKVNRGILVDKNTKTNLDDVYAAGDVAEGYDMLIDSNRVVPIWPSAYMQGEIAGLNMVGVESTTKGTFPMNSIGYKDTYIITAGIINPPDSSYDVITKADYDKNSYKKIVLKGNNIVGFILINDVDRAGIYTGLIRDRIDVSPFKDHLMKDDFGYVYFPKDLRKSKMLDLEVH, encoded by the coding sequence ATGAATATAGTAATAATCGGAAACTCCGCTGCAATGGTTGGGGCAGTGGAAGCCATCAGAAAATACGACAAAACGTCAAATATAATCGTCATATCTGATGAAAAATACCACGTGTATTCCAGACCTTTAATATCGTATTACCTTGCAGGAACAGTTACAGAAGAAAAAATGGCTTACAGAGACAAGGATTTTTACCAAAAAAACAATGTGAAAGCCATTCTTGGTGTAAAAGCAGTATCTATTGATGAGAATAAAAAAAATGTCATGCTTGAAAATGGCGATTTTGTATCGTACGATAAATTGCTTATAGCAACAGGTGGCAAGCCTTTCGTCCCTCCGATAAACGGCCTTGAAAAGAAAAACATCCAGACATTTATAAAACTTGACGAAGCAAAAAACTTAAAATCCAGCGTCAAACCAAACTCAAAAGTGGTCATCGTCGGAGGCGGACTTATAGGATTCAAGGCTGCAGAAGGACTTCATGAATTAGGAGCAGACGTCACTATCGTCGAGCTTGCTGACAGAATTTTAAGCACTATCCTTGACAATGAATCTGCGTCTATAGTAACAAAGAGGCTTACAGGCGACGGTATAAAGATCAAGTTAAACACAACAGTAGATGAAATCATAGGTGACGACTATGTAAAAGAAGTCCATCTAAAAAATGGTGAAACATTGCCTGCCGACCATCTCATATTTGCAATAGGCGTAACTCCAAATGCAGACATCGTAAAAGGAACAGCTATAAAAGTCAACCGTGGTATATTGGTAGACAAAAATACGAAGACTAATCTTGACGATGTATACGCTGCTGGAGATGTCGCTGAAGGATACGATATGCTTATCGATTCAAATAGAGTCGTGCCCATATGGCCCAGTGCATACATGCAAGGAGAGATAGCTGGTCTAAACATGGTAGGCGTTGAAAGTACCACAAAAGGTACATTCCCCATGAATTCCATAGGATACAAAGATACCTACATCATTACAGCCGGAATCATAAATCCTCCAGATAGCTCTTATGATGTGATTACAAAAGCAGATTATGACAAAAACTCTTATAAAAAAATTGTGCTTAAAGGTAACAATATTGTAGGCTTCATACTGATAAACGATGTTGATAGAGCAGGAATATACACCGGACTAATAAGAGATAGAATCGACGTTTCGCCATTTAAAGATCATCTTATGAAAGATGATTTCGGATACGTGTATTTCCCTAAAGACTTAAGAAAGTCAAAAATGTTGGATCTGGAGGTGCATTAA
- a CDS encoding 50S ribosomal protein L25/general stress protein Ctc: MQNVELEAVLRTPGKNAARKLKEKGYIPAILYGKGMESIPLAVETGKLRTIVQKHGRNVLLNLIVNGATHQAILKDEQKDELTGKLIHIDFQRVSMNEKVEAAVPLKFEGVGVIESKGLLVQHQKWELNVEALPTVIPEEIVVDVSNLGIGDTILVKDVVVPEGVEKVDDSDEVILTIVAPKNADVEIEESTETASENE, encoded by the coding sequence ATGCAAAATGTCGAACTTGAAGCTGTATTGAGAACACCGGGTAAGAATGCGGCCCGCAAGCTGAAGGAAAAAGGCTACATTCCTGCCATACTATACGGGAAAGGCATGGAGAGCATTCCACTAGCTGTTGAAACCGGTAAGCTTCGCACAATAGTACAAAAACACGGCAGGAATGTCCTCCTCAATTTGATAGTTAACGGTGCTACACATCAAGCAATACTGAAAGATGAACAAAAGGATGAATTGACTGGAAAGCTGATACATATAGATTTTCAGCGAGTATCTATGAATGAGAAGGTTGAAGCAGCAGTACCGCTTAAATTTGAAGGTGTAGGCGTTATTGAAAGCAAAGGTCTTTTAGTGCAGCATCAGAAGTGGGAGCTTAATGTTGAGGCTCTGCCAACGGTTATTCCAGAAGAGATTGTAGTAGATGTATCTAATTTAGGAATAGGAGATACGATACTTGTAAAAGATGTAGTTGTCCCTGAAGGTGTTGAGAAGGTAGATGATTCTGACGAAGTCATATTGACAATAGTAGCGCCAAAGAATGCTGATGTGGAAATAGAAGAGTCTACGGAAACGGCTTCTGAAAATGAATAA
- a CDS encoding PucR family transcriptional regulator, protein MSIYDNIKKAVRDFQRYVDVPIYLIDKDGKLIFSGEENSLKKEGIFVVNREFIDKKDVYECQAMTFYNIFVNGWRFLTVGVKGTGEKARNIVMLLSMSFEHMANQLSKEDLLLKLLLGDLKDDEMEYYFQKFKIEEKELYRVIIIESSEQIYDAYKMVGHIFEKNSYQTIILSENRFAVLLVETALTDVDMAAKTLKDTIESEIYIRIDMGVSNKAYNFKEISKGYDEASTALKFGKKIDNNEKGIYFYRSYALEELLLKLSDDDIKRFLMAFTDGNLDYFNDDELVTTLNAFFRNSLNLSETSRDLYIHRNTLVYRLDKIHKLTGFDPKQFNDAVILKVLMTFAKFLP, encoded by the coding sequence ATGAGTATTTACGATAATATTAAAAAAGCCGTTAGAGATTTTCAAAGATATGTAGATGTTCCAATATATCTCATTGATAAAGATGGCAAATTGATTTTTTCAGGTGAAGAAAATTCTTTAAAAAAAGAAGGAATTTTTGTCGTAAACAGAGAATTTATAGACAAAAAGGATGTATACGAATGTCAAGCCATGACTTTCTACAACATATTTGTAAACGGATGGCGTTTTTTGACTGTCGGTGTTAAAGGTACTGGTGAGAAGGCGAGAAACATTGTCATGCTGTTGTCAATGAGCTTTGAACACATGGCAAATCAGTTGTCGAAAGAGGACTTGCTTTTAAAGCTTCTCTTAGGTGATTTAAAAGACGATGAGATGGAATATTACTTTCAAAAATTTAAAATCGAGGAAAAAGAGCTTTACAGAGTTATAATAATCGAGTCAAGTGAGCAGATTTATGATGCCTATAAAATGGTGGGACACATATTTGAAAAGAATAGCTATCAAACAATCATTCTAAGTGAAAATAGATTTGCTGTTTTGCTTGTAGAGACAGCTTTAACGGACGTTGATATGGCTGCAAAGACTTTAAAGGATACGATAGAATCCGAAATATATATTAGGATAGATATGGGTGTTTCAAACAAAGCCTACAATTTTAAAGAGATAAGCAAAGGCTATGATGAAGCATCTACAGCATTGAAATTTGGGAAAAAAATTGATAACAACGAGAAAGGAATTTACTTTTACAGAAGCTATGCTTTAGAGGAGCTGTTATTGAAGCTTTCAGATGATGATATTAAGAGGTTTCTTATGGCTTTTACAGACGGCAATTTAGATTATTTCAATGACGATGAACTTGTTACGACTCTCAATGCTTTTTTCAGGAACAGTTTGAATTTGAGCGAGACATCAAGAGATTTGTACATCCATAGAAACACTTTAGTTTATAGATTGGATAAGATACATAAGTTGACAGGATTTGATCCTAAACAGTTTAATGATGCCGTAATACTTAAAGTTTTAATGACGTTTGCGAAATTTTTGCCATAG
- a CDS encoding ABC transporter ATP-binding protein yields MADVILKHVYKTYQGGVTAVKDFNLEIKDKEFIVLVGPSGCGKSTTLRMVAGLEEISQGELYIDGKLVNDVPPKDRDIAMVFQNYALYPHMTVYDNMAFGLKLRKVPRAEIDQKVKEAARILGIEDYLKRKPKALSGGQRQRVALGRAIVRNPKVFLMDEPLSNLDAKLRVQMRTEIAKLHDRLQTTFIYVTHDQTEAMTMGSRIVVMKDGVIQQVDKPQVIYEHPDNLFVAGFIGSPQMNFIDARLESENGKVYASFKGFKVVVPDGIVKRLKDESYIGKEVVLGIRPEDLHDEEVFLEAYPDSVIETKVDVTELMGSETYLYLDLQGQPLTARVDPRSTAKAGDIIKIGLDTNKLHLFDKQTEQTILNR; encoded by the coding sequence ATGGCTGATGTTATTCTTAAGCATGTATACAAAACATATCAGGGTGGAGTGACGGCTGTTAAAGATTTCAACTTGGAGATTAAAGACAAAGAATTTATAGTCTTAGTTGGACCATCTGGATGCGGAAAATCTACTACATTGAGGATGGTTGCTGGTCTTGAGGAGATAAGTCAAGGAGAGTTATATATTGACGGAAAATTAGTAAATGATGTGCCACCAAAGGACAGGGATATAGCGATGGTATTCCAGAACTATGCTCTGTACCCACACATGACAGTCTATGACAACATGGCTTTCGGCTTAAAGCTTAGAAAAGTGCCAAGGGCAGAGATAGACCAAAAAGTAAAGGAAGCAGCCAGGATACTTGGCATAGAAGATTATTTAAAGAGAAAGCCAAAGGCATTGTCAGGAGGACAAAGGCAGAGGGTTGCTTTAGGGCGTGCTATAGTTCGTAATCCTAAGGTGTTCCTCATGGATGAGCCTCTTTCAAACTTGGATGCAAAGCTTAGGGTTCAGATGAGGACAGAGATTGCAAAGCTTCATGACAGATTGCAGACGACATTTATATACGTAACACACGATCAGACAGAGGCTATGACGATGGGATCAAGAATAGTCGTCATGAAAGATGGCGTTATACAGCAGGTAGATAAGCCGCAAGTAATATATGAGCATCCTGATAATTTGTTTGTTGCAGGTTTTATTGGAAGTCCACAGATGAATTTCATAGATGCAAGACTTGAAAGTGAAAACGGAAAAGTTTATGCATCTTTCAAAGGCTTTAAAGTTGTGGTTCCAGATGGAATCGTAAAGAGGTTAAAAGATGAAAGCTATATAGGCAAAGAAGTTGTATTGGGCATAAGGCCAGAAGATCTGCATGACGAGGAAGTTTTCCTTGAAGCATATCCAGATAGCGTTATTGAGACTAAAGTAGATGTTACAGAGCTTATGGGTTCTGAAACATATCTCTACCTTGATTTGCAAGGACAGCCGCTTACAGCGAGAGTTGATCCAAGATCGACAGCAAAGGCTGGCGATATAATCAAAATCGGTCTTGATACAAATAAACTCCATCTGTTTGACAAGCAGACAGAGCAGACGATATTAAATAGATAA
- the ftsE gene encoding cell division ATP-binding protein FtsE, with the protein MIKFVGVSKKYKNDIIAVSNINFTIDNGEFVFLVGPSGAGKSTILKLLLREEIPTTGSIFVDKKDITKLKRKEVPYLRRNIGVVFQDFKLLPNKTVYENIAFALQIVEAEPKYIRRRVPMVLSLVGLSERANSYPQQLSGGEQQRVSIARAIVNEPSILVADEPTGNLDPDTSWEIVKLLSEINKRGTTVIMSTHAKDIVDSMKKRVIALEKGNIVRDEMRGVYGYEA; encoded by the coding sequence ATGATTAAATTTGTTGGGGTTTCAAAGAAGTACAAAAATGACATTATCGCCGTTTCAAATATCAATTTTACGATTGACAACGGTGAGTTTGTCTTTTTGGTGGGGCCAAGTGGTGCTGGGAAATCTACGATATTAAAGCTTCTTTTGAGAGAAGAAATTCCTACTACAGGAAGTATCTTTGTAGATAAAAAAGATATAACAAAGTTGAAAAGAAAAGAAGTACCGTATTTAAGAAGAAACATCGGAGTAGTGTTTCAGGATTTTAAACTTTTGCCGAATAAAACAGTGTATGAGAATATAGCATTTGCACTGCAGATTGTGGAAGCCGAGCCTAAGTATATAAGAAGAAGGGTACCGATGGTTTTGTCTTTAGTTGGATTAAGCGAAAGAGCTAATTCGTATCCGCAGCAATTGTCTGGTGGCGAACAGCAAAGGGTGTCAATTGCAAGGGCGATTGTAAATGAGCCTTCGATTCTTGTGGCTGATGAACCTACGGGAAATTTAGATCCTGATACGTCTTGGGAGATAGTAAAGTTGCTGTCTGAAATCAATAAAAGGGGAACAACTGTAATAATGTCTACACATGCGAAAGATATTGTTGATTCGATGAAGAAAAGGGTCATTGCTCTTGAAAAGGGAAATATAGTAAGAGACGAAATGAGAGGTGTTTACGGATATGAAGCTTAA
- a CDS encoding 4Fe-4S dicluster domain-containing protein, with product MKKVYAKEEVCVGCKLCEVYCITSHSKYKDVLKAYKLDSNRPAPRIVVEENRPLSFSLQCRHCDDAPCVKACITGAMQKDPVTGVVTCDTDKCVGCWTCVLVCGFGAIVRDTNNKIASKCDLCAEAGEPACVKNCPNEALVYEGGI from the coding sequence ATGAAGAAGGTTTATGCCAAGGAAGAAGTTTGCGTCGGATGCAAACTTTGCGAGGTATACTGTATAACATCCCACTCCAAGTATAAAGATGTTTTAAAAGCTTATAAACTCGACAGCAATCGTCCAGCGCCAAGAATTGTCGTGGAAGAAAATCGTCCATTATCCTTCTCGCTGCAATGCAGACACTGTGATGATGCTCCATGTGTAAAAGCTTGTATAACAGGCGCAATGCAAAAAGATCCTGTAACAGGTGTTGTAACTTGTGACACCGATAAATGCGTAGGATGCTGGACATGCGTCCTCGTCTGTGGATTTGGGGCAATCGTAAGAGATACAAACAATAAAATCGCTTCAAAGTGCGATCTATGTGCAGAAGCTGGTGAACCTGCCTGTGTAAAAAACTGTCCTAACGAAGCTCTTGTCTATGAAGGAGGTATTTAG
- a CDS encoding CBO0543 family protein produces MQWLMTFIASWLIFILLIDFKQIKYTIWAGVMASICQLIIDNMAFHLELYDFRHDILKIFNSSFFFTFGAPFTIGILYAQTYPENRILRLINVFVSTALFFGLEYALKLSGALKYVHWHYFYSITIDVLALMSLGNLITIFRLAPWMRNER; encoded by the coding sequence ATGCAGTGGTTGATGACTTTTATAGCATCTTGGTTAATTTTCATCTTGCTTATTGATTTTAAACAGATAAAATATACGATATGGGCAGGAGTCATGGCTTCTATTTGTCAGTTAATAATTGACAATATGGCATTTCACTTAGAATTATACGATTTTAGGCACGATATTTTAAAAATTTTCAATTCATCATTCTTTTTTACATTTGGTGCGCCATTTACGATAGGCATATTATACGCACAGACTTATCCGGAGAATAGAATATTGAGGCTTATAAATGTTTTTGTGTCTACTGCTTTGTTTTTTGGATTAGAGTACGCATTAAAATTGTCTGGTGCTCTTAAATACGTGCATTGGCATTACTTTTACAGCATTACGATAGACGTCTTGGCGTTGATGTCTTTAGGCAATCTGATTACAATATTTAGATTAGCACCGTGGATGAGAAATGAAAGATAA